The following are from one region of the Elusimicrobiota bacterium genome:
- a CDS encoding PorV/PorQ family protein: PSDAGTSTAQFLKLGAGAKESGMGSAQVAASSDANAVYWNPAGLNGVQDMSVSFMHVNWLEDITYDWLGFAKRINTVGVFGFGVQYMGYGSIKETNEVGVHVGDFTPNDTAVTFSYARKISDIEFGGSAKYISSRIKRSADSVAFDAGARYKLKDIKLTLGAVATNVGPGLKYVSEESPLPLMIKVGCWYEISNNVWSGSKIQGVQDRLFV; encoded by the coding sequence GCCCAGCGACGCGGGAACATCAACTGCTCAGTTTTTAAAGCTTGGAGCAGGAGCAAAAGAGTCAGGAATGGGAAGCGCGCAGGTAGCAGCCAGTTCGGATGCAAACGCGGTATACTGGAACCCGGCAGGGTTAAACGGGGTCCAAGATATGAGCGTATCATTTATGCATGTAAACTGGCTTGAAGATATAACGTATGACTGGTTAGGATTTGCCAAAAGGATAAACACTGTAGGCGTGTTCGGATTTGGCGTACAATATATGGGTTACGGTTCTATCAAAGAGACAAACGAAGTCGGGGTGCATGTAGGAGATTTTACACCCAATGATACAGCAGTAACATTTTCATATGCAAGGAAGATATCAGATATAGAGTTTGGAGGCAGTGCGAAATATATCAGTTCAAGAATAAAACGAAGTGCAGACAGCGTTGCCTTTGATGCCGGAGCAAGGTACAAACTTAAAGATATCAAGCTTACTTTAGGGGCAGTTGCAACAAACGTTGGTCCCGGCCTTAAATATGTCAGTGAAGAGTCTCCGTTGCCTTTGATGATAAAAGTAGGATGTTGGTATGAGATATCAAATAACGTTTGGAGCGGGAGTAAAATACAAGGAGTTCAGGATAGATTATTCGTTTGA